taattttaaatactgttaaaatttttttttattattttaaagtttttataACACAaacttattaatttaatatttaaattaatttttaatatctttaattaatatatttaaaaaaaattaatagtaattttaataataatgccaagtaaattttatatttgatgaaatttatatataaaataaataagttacatatatttatattttaaatttatgataaagcTAAATATATATGTAAAATTTACCCACCCATACATgtttgtgtgtatatatatatatatatatatatatatatatatatacacattgcACAAAAACATGATTCATGTGAGTCACATAAAATAGTCTAAAACCCTATGGTTAAAGTACATAAATAATATGGAAGAGAAGATAAACCAGGAAAGTGAGTTGATTAAAATGGCAGATTAGAACACATTAAAAAATGATCAATTCCGTACTACCAAAATgcgattaataaataattaaagattTATCTTGGTTATGAATAGAGAGACATAAATAATGTTTTAAATAGTGGCTAATTaagataattaattaattgattaataatAACATGATCATTTTGGAGTTGATTGGTTCTTATGGGAAGCCAAAGCTAGGATTGAATTAGCTAGATTGTTAATGGCATCAACCAAACCATTAATGCCTTGCCTGTTGAGTTCAGTCATAGATTGCTCAATCTTGAGTCTTCTCTCATGCAAACTCAAGAGATCCCTGTGccttctctcttttctctcctcaCAGGCCTGAATAGCTTCTGCAATAATGGAAGCACTTCTGGAGATTGCAGTGCCTACTTCATGTGGTGTGCTTCCACTGGCACCGCCACCACTGCTTTCTCCTCCTCCTCCGCCACTGCCACCTCTTCTCCTCCTCCTCTTTGCTGGTAAGCCTGAATGCTCACTTGTATCAGAATCTGAGCCATCATACATCTCTAAAACATGAAAATGTGCAAGCAACAACCCATCAATACTGACTGAAAATTATACATTATTCCATTTTTAATACAAGTTTTATGAAATCAATCAATTCCCactttcctatatatatatatatatatatatatatatatgttaataaGTTAATGCACACATATTTTACATGTTTATAAACTAGGGATGGAGCTTTAGGCTTCtttgcagagagagagagagagagagagagagagagagagagtacctACTGCGGGCAATGAAGGCTGAGAGTATGGGAGAGAAAGTGGTGGTTGTGCTTGTGGTGCTGCTGGTGGTGGCGGTGGCAATACTGGAATTGAAACTGAAACTTGATGTTGCAGAAGAGGAGGCAATGGATGAGGATGAACAGTAGGTCTTTCAACCACGCAGCTTATGTTTGGATTAGAACCTGACCCACCTGCAGCAGTAGTGACCATTTTTTGAGTTCCTCTCCTCTCCACTGCCTCCACCAGAGCCTCATACACTTGAAGCAACATATTACTAGGCAcgtttttctcttttctctcatttttttcaAGCTTCCAATAGGATAATGCTTCATTTCCATCTCGTCCTTCAGCTATTCTCTTTTCATAATCTCTCACTTTCTTGTAATCTCTCATGAGATTATCCCACTTGTCATTGCACTGGTTTTGGCTCCTTAAACATCCTTTTCTCCAGCAATAATCTTCAACCCATTTCCATCTAAGCTCAGCTGGTTTGCTTCTTCCTTCACTATCACTACTTCTCTTCATTCTTCTCTCGTCATCCATTCTCTTTGCTTCAATCAACACCATAGTTTCACTCACTGTCCAATTTCCTTTCCTGTAGTCTCTTATCAAAATATTCCCACCTTGATCTGCCATTTACAAGATGAATACAGGCACTTACTAACTACTAAACAGAGAGAGAACAAGGGTTTTACAGGAAGGatcaagaagaagaagagaggaaaaaACCAAAGAAAATGGGTCCAATGGGGTCTTTTATCTGTACACTTTTGCTCTCTTTTAGGAGACTTGATTTGATATGGGCATTCAAAGCAGTCTAATCTAACTAAGATTGCTAATTTAGGCAAAAGGGTATCAATATGTGCATC
The sequence above is a segment of the Hevea brasiliensis isolate MT/VB/25A 57/8 chromosome 11, ASM3005281v1, whole genome shotgun sequence genome. Coding sequences within it:
- the LOC110672083 gene encoding uncharacterized protein LOC110672083 isoform X1; the protein is MADQGGNILIRDYRKGNWTVSETMVLIEAKRMDDERRMKRSSDSEGRSKPAELRWKWVEDYCWRKGCLRSQNQCNDKWDNLMRDYKKVRDYEKRIAEGRDGNEALSYWKLEKNERKEKNVPSNMLLQVYEALVEAVERRGTQKMVTTAAGGSGSNPNISCVVERPTVHPHPLPPLLQHQVSVSIPVLPPPPPAAPQAQPPLSLPYSQPSLPAVEMYDGSDSDTSEHSGLPAKRRRRRGGSGGGGGESSGGGASGSTPHEVGTAISRSASIIAEAIQACEERKERRHRDLLSLHERRLKIEQSMTELNRQGINGLVDAINNLANSILALASHKNQSTPK
- the LOC110672083 gene encoding uncharacterized protein LOC110672083 isoform X3; this translates as MADQGGNILIRDYRKGNWTVSETMVLIEAKRMDDERRMKRSSDSEGRSKPAELRWKWVEDYCWRKGCLRSQNQCNDKWDNLMRDYKKVRDYEKRIAEGRDGNEALSYWKLEKNERKEKNVPSNMLLQVYEALVEAVERRGTQKMVTTAAGGSGSNPNISCVVERPTVHPHPLPPLLQHQVSVSIPVLPPPPPAAPQAQPPLSLPYSQPSLPAVGLPAKRRRRRGGSGGGGGESSGGGASGSTPHEVGTAISRSASIIAEAIQACEERKERRHRDLLSLHERRLKIEQSMTELNRQGINGLVDAINNLANSILALASHKNQSTPK
- the LOC110672083 gene encoding uncharacterized protein LOC110672083 isoform X2 — translated: MADQGGNILIRDYRKGNWTVSETMVLIEAKRMDDERRMKRSSDSEGRSKPAELRWKWVEDYCWRKGCLRSQNQCNDKWDNLMRDYKKVRDYEKRIAEGRDGNEALSYWKLEKNERKEKNVPSNMLLQVYEALVEAVERRGTQKMVTTAAGGSGSNPNISCVVERPTVHPHPLPPLLQHQVSVSIPVLPPPPPAAPQAQPPLSLPYSQPSLPAVDSDTSEHSGLPAKRRRRRGGSGGGGGESSGGGASGSTPHEVGTAISRSASIIAEAIQACEERKERRHRDLLSLHERRLKIEQSMTELNRQGINGLVDAINNLANSILALASHKNQSTPK